A stretch of the Amycolatopsis sp. BJA-103 genome encodes the following:
- a CDS encoding Kelch repeat-containing protein yields the protein MTSATLAADKWSDATDYAVAATWAGQHDAAVLLTDGKKALVAGGADAASVSVGQSAVYDFDAGTWGQPALLGTARQLHALTPLPGGKALITGGIPAPGGAAIGTAEIYDPVAKKWEPVVKPMLKARWGHSAVALSNGLVLIAGGSTLRPDGKAMAVRWAELFDPAGGGSWAVAEEMTDARTGHTAVVLQDGKKVLVCGGTAPVGGADDPALAFCELYDTDTEKWSVAATMKFPRSGHTATALTATSVLVAGGTAPGVTPDGAFDPFARATAEVFQLNSSGGVWSQAKAMPGGRAFHRAVPAGEGKVVLLGGADDVANEAGYRSAVRYEGGEWTAMPGLDRGRWGFAAVASGAKVLVAGGTAGTGLAMAAGRSGKAELTKSAEKFGSGS from the coding sequence ATGACCAGCGCGACGCTCGCGGCCGACAAGTGGTCGGACGCCACCGATTACGCGGTGGCGGCGACCTGGGCCGGTCAGCATGACGCCGCCGTCCTGCTCACGGACGGCAAGAAGGCACTCGTCGCAGGGGGAGCCGACGCGGCCTCGGTGAGCGTCGGGCAAAGCGCGGTCTACGACTTCGACGCCGGGACGTGGGGGCAGCCCGCGTTGCTGGGCACGGCGAGACAACTACACGCGCTGACCCCGTTGCCGGGCGGGAAAGCGCTGATCACCGGCGGGATTCCGGCGCCGGGCGGGGCCGCGATCGGCACGGCCGAGATCTACGACCCGGTGGCGAAGAAGTGGGAGCCGGTGGTGAAGCCGATGCTCAAGGCCCGGTGGGGGCACAGCGCCGTCGCGCTCTCGAACGGGCTGGTCCTGATCGCGGGCGGCAGCACGCTCCGGCCGGACGGGAAGGCGATGGCGGTCCGCTGGGCCGAGTTGTTCGATCCGGCCGGCGGCGGGAGCTGGGCCGTGGCCGAGGAGATGACCGACGCCCGCACGGGGCACACCGCGGTGGTGTTGCAGGACGGCAAGAAGGTGCTGGTCTGTGGCGGCACCGCGCCGGTCGGCGGCGCCGACGACCCGGCGCTGGCCTTCTGCGAGCTCTACGACACCGACACCGAGAAGTGGTCGGTGGCGGCCACGATGAAGTTCCCGCGCAGCGGGCACACCGCGACCGCGCTGACCGCGACTTCCGTGCTCGTCGCCGGGGGAACGGCACCGGGAGTGACCCCCGACGGCGCCTTCGATCCCTTCGCCCGCGCCACCGCCGAGGTCTTCCAGCTGAACTCCTCCGGCGGGGTCTGGAGCCAGGCCAAGGCCATGCCGGGCGGCAGGGCGTTCCACCGCGCCGTTCCCGCGGGCGAGGGGAAGGTCGTGCTGCTCGGCGGGGCGGACGACGTCGCGAACGAGGCGGGGTACCGCAGCGCGGTGCGGTACGAGGGCGGCGAATGGACCGCGATGCCCGGATTGGACCGCGGCCGCTGGGGTTTCGCCGCGGTCGCTTCGGGCGCCAAGGTGCTCGTCGCCGGAGGCACCGCCGGTACCGGGCTCGCGATGGCAGCCGGGCGGTCGGGGAAGGCCGAACTGACGAAGTCCGCGGAGAAGTTCGGGAGCGGTTCGTGA